From Haliotis asinina isolate JCU_RB_2024 chromosome 8, JCU_Hal_asi_v2, whole genome shotgun sequence, a single genomic window includes:
- the LOC137295171 gene encoding uncharacterized protein, with amino-acid sequence MSMTWMWPLLLATQLGVWAQNNNFMGGSLTFKVVNTSNPNAYQIELTAVTGWVLDKGPCGVTCSINDLGRSSIVTRRHMLDMYGDLYFGNWTSETYYERHNVSYSQISDEVSKGMVTEVIEAVNMPLRWEQEVAQIILEVKPAAQYTDIVLSGSSWKAYDYNYRGDTLFHLQAKINTNQRNDTMQANVSPVVMFKPLYKVLLNSVTTIKLATWDSDGDLVQCRVALFINAGGIHPLDNVTINEDCSIEIKAFEADRFFDGGFGAIAVMVSDYNSKPMIRKGDPYPFFLNGYVESISDVAVQFMIQTLKVIEAPEFVAPTKSSQHVFYVYAGSTLEIPLYAKPYNSASSKVDFFHVRSIPSRTFVIPPLKSDMNRTSDDVKYTIVQWRTEKSDVGTYVLGALVTDDKGNDGHDRNYIVLVKDINCTTPVVVPGNQPYFTSFPDGEGIQCLQNSTCSFPIYSATKRSGGSITSLTYKASTLKEISVSPPVRIARNGQNEFVSDVSITSSQMGRFDLCFQALDDSSAHSAERCLGITMEITDPCSTSPCGQGVCESNGTDFKCKCFPGFAGRLCDEDIDECQSNPCQHNASCLTSPYMADKYFCICNAGFTGKSCETLIDGCLSKPCQHNATCFSAGNSMPGTYFCLCGTGFTGTNCEQSMFLTM; translated from the exons ATGAGTATGACGTGGATGTGGCCGTTGCTTCTGGCCACCCAGTTGGGGGTTTGGGCTCAGAATAACAACTTTATGGGAGGGTCGCTGACTTTCAAGGTTGTAAATACATCCAATCCAAATGCGTATCAG ATTGAGTTAACTGCAGTTACCGGATGGGTTTTGGACAAAGGGCCATGTGGAGTGACCTGCTCTATCAACGATCTCGGAAGAAGCTCAATCGTAACTCGGAGGCACATGCTAGACATGTATGGAGATTTATATTTTGGAAACTGGACTTCGGAGACTTACTACGAGCGCCATAACGTCAGTTACAGTCAAATATCTGACGAAGTATCGAAGGGAATGGTAACTGAAGTAATAGAAGCAGTGAATATGCCGCTCCGATGGGAACAGGAAGTCGCTCAAATCATTTTGGAGGTCAAGCCTGCAGCTCAATACACCGATATTGT GCTGAGTGGTTCCTCCTGGAAAGCCTATGATTATAACTACAGAGGGGACACGCTGTTTCATCTCCAAGCAAAGATAAACACAAACCAAAGAAATGACACCATGCAGGCGAACGTCAGTCCGGTTGTGATGTTCAAACCCTTATACAA AGTTCTCCTGAACAGTGTAACAACCATCAAACTCGCAACGTGGGACAGCGATGGCGATCTTGTGCAGTGTCGGGTGGCACTGTTCATAAATGCCGGCGGTATACATCCACTGGACAACGTCACTATAAATGAG GACTGCAGCATCGAAATCAAGGCCTTTGAAGCTGATCGCTTCTTTGATGGGGGATTTGGAGCTATCGCCGTGATGGTCAGTGACTATAACTCGAAGCCTATGATACGGAAGGGTGACCCATATCCGTTTTTCTTAAATGGATATGTTGAGTCGATCAGCGATGTAGCAGTTCAG TTCATGATACAGACTCTGAAAGTCATAGAGGCGCCGGAATTTGTTGCTCCCACGAAGAGTAGTCAACACGTGTTCTATGTTTATGCTGGTTCAACTTTGGAAATCCCTCTCTATGCCAAGCCATACAACTCAGCTTCAAG taaagtgGATTTCTTCCATGTGAGGTCTATTCCAAGTCGAACGTTTGTCATCCCACCACTGAAATCCGACATGAATCGTACGAGTGATGACGTCAAGTACACCATTGTACAATGGCGCACAGAAAAGTCTGATGTGGGAACCTATGTCCTCGGTGCACTGGTTACAGACGACAAAGG AAACGACGGACATGACAGAAATTACATCGTACTAGTGAAAG atataaacTGTACGACCCCTGTTGTTGTGCCTGGA AATCAGCCCTACTTTACCTCATTCCCTGATGGTGAAGGAATACAATGCCTCCAGAATTCAACCTGTTCCTTTCCTATATATTCTGCAACCAAGCGAAGTGG CGGAAGCATCACATCTTTGACGTATAAAGCGTCAACTTTGAAAGAAATCTCAGTTTCACCGCCAGTGCGCATTGCCAGAAATGGACAGAATGAGTTTGTGAGTGACGTCTCCATAACGTCATCCCAGATGGGGCGGTTTGATCTATGTTTCCAGGCACTTGATGACAGTAG TGCACACTCGGCAGAAAGATGTCTTGGAATAACAATGGAAATTACTG aCCCATGCAGTACATCGCCTTGTGGtcaaggtgtgtgtgaaagcaATGGCACTGACTTCAAATGCAAGTGTTTCCCGGGATTTGCTGGTCGCCTCTGTGATGAAG ATATCGACGAATGCCAAAGCAATCCATGTCAACACAATGCCAGCTGTCTTACAAGTCCTTACATGGCTGATAAGTACTTCTGTATATGCAATGCTGGTTTTACTGGAAAGAGCTGTGAAACAC ttatcGACGGATGTCTGAGCAAGCCGTGCCAGCACAAtgcaacctgtttcagtgccgGCAACAGTATGCCTGGCACCTATTTCTGTTTGTGCGGCACGGGCTTCACGGGGACGAACTGTGAACAAAgtatgtttttgacaat gtGA